Sequence from the Deltaproteobacteria bacterium CG11_big_fil_rev_8_21_14_0_20_49_13 genome:
ACACCCAATATCCATTCGGTCCAACTTTAACTGATGGGCACCTCTAAAAACCTACTTACTCTGTCATTGCGAGCCCCGAAGGGGCGCGGCAATCTCTAAGCAAACACTTGATTTATGGAGATTGCTTCGTNNNNNNNNNNNNNNTGAGCACCGAACCGATATTTAATTCCGAGCGTATCCCGAAACGTGTCAGCGCGAAATCGTACTTCACAGGATCTTTAGGCAAGATATCGGCAAATCCCTTCGTTATATCTAAGGCGGTCTTAAGGTTTGCCTGTCTTCTTTTTGTAAAGCCAAAACCCCTGCCTATCTTATACATATGGGTATCGAGCGGAACGATAAGCTTAGACGAAGGGAGATCGTCCCATCCGCCGGGGTCAACGTTGTCTTTACGGACCATCCATCTCAGATATAAATTGAGCCTTTTGCACGCGCTGCCAAGTTCTGGCGGCGGAAGGAGGTTCAGCTTTGCACAGCCTGCACACCTTGAGATCTCCGCCACAAAATAGGAGAGCGTCGGCATAAAGGTCTCGTCATCTCTTTTATATCCGGCCCTGAAACAGCCTTCAAGGGAGCCATGTCTCTTTATGGCATGCTTCATCCCGATCAATAGTCCGGCCTTGTCGCATCCTGTCGTAAAGCGGTGTTTGAAGCCTAAGAAATCCTTCATTATCTCCCTATCGCTCTTCTTTTTAAGATATTCGTATGGGGAGTCGCCCATCTTATCAAGGACCTTGGATACGCTTTTGAGTATCTGCGCCACCCTGCCGTAGGCGAGCGAAGAGGCTATGAGACCTACTATCTCCCTCTCCCTTGACTTTGGATATTTGTATAAGAACTCCAGCGGGTCCGGACGGACGAATTTGCGTCTGTTATACTTCTTATAGAGCGCCTCTAATTTTACTTTTAGGTCCATGGCCTTCAGACGAGCTCCTTGAGCCTTGCGGCCGCGTCGCGCCCCAGTTCGAAACACTTGACCAGATCCTCCTCACGAGGGACATATTTTACCTTCACGCCATCGGAGACAAGTTCGATGCCGATATCCTTCATCCACTGGTTGAGCTGCTCTAGCGCCTCGCCTCCCCAGCCGTATGAGCCGAACGCCGCGCCTATCTTGTTCTTGGGCCTTAGGCCTTTAAGATAAACAAGCGAGTCTGCAACAGAAGGAAAGATATTATTATTGAGTGTCGGCGAACCAATGAATACGGCGCCGGCCGAAAGGACATGAAGAGCAACATCACTCCTGCTTGACGCCGCCAGGGGGAGAACTACCGTTTCCACACCCTCTTCAATGAGTCCACCCGCTATCTCGTTGGCCATTGCCTCGGTGCTCTTCCACATCGTATCATATATGATAACGGCCTTCTTTTCCGGCTTTTGCAGCGCCCACTTTTCATATAGTGGAATTATCTCTGCGCCGCCGTCACGCCAGATTGGCCCGTGGTCCGTGGCAATGAACTTCACATTAAGGTTAATGCCCTTCCACCTCTCGATAAGTTTCAGCACAAAGCTAGAATACGGAAGGATTATGTTGGCATAGTATTTGGCCGTCTCTTCTAGCCGGACGTCATGCGCCACCTCATCTGCAAAACGCTCGCTTGAGGCTAAATGCATGCCGAAGGCGTCCTGCGAAAAGAGGAGTTCGTCCTTTGCAAGATATGAGAACATGCTGTCGGGCCAGTGGATCATACGCGTCTCAAGGAATTTAAGCTCCATATTGCCAAGACTCAACGTATCGCCGTCCTTAACGGGAATAATAGGATGCGTCAGATGAAAATGATCCTGTAGCGCTTTTACACCCATGGTGGAGGCGACGACCTTCTCTGGTTTGATGAGGTCTATCATATGCGGAATGGAGCCGGAATGGTCCATCTCGGCATGCCCTGAAACTATATATTTGATATCCTTCGGGTCGATGACGGAGGCAATCCGCTCAAGCATCTCATCTTTGAACGGCGCCTTGACCGTTTCGACCAGCGTCGGCTTTTCCGCCATTATAAGATAAGAGTTATAGGTGGAACCCCTCTTGGTCGAGTAACCGTGAAATTCGCGCAGGTTCCAGTCTATCACCCCTACCCAGTAAACATGTTCGCTTATCTTTACAGCTTTCATAGGACCTCTCTCTCCTTTTAAGAAAATGCCACGTCTAATACCATCATGAGTGCAAAACCTATCATGGCGCCCGTGGTGGCAATGTCTTCGTTGCCGCCGCTCCCGGCCTCGGGTATCACCTCTTCTATCACCACGAATACCATTGCGCCGGCGGCGAATGAGAGGGCGTACGGAAGCATATTCTTGGAGAGCATTACCGCGGCCGCACCGATCACCGCCGCAATCGGCTCAACAATGCCGGAGAGCGCTCCGTAAAAGAAACTTCTGTTGACCGACTTCCCCAGTTTTCGCAAAGGCATTGCGACGGCGAACCCTTCCGGGAAATCCTGAATGCCGATACCTATCGCAAGTGCCAGAGCCCCGGCGAGCGTCGCGCCTTCAACTCCGAACCCGGCCGCCCCGAACGCAACTCCGATTGCGAGGCCTTCCGGAATATTATGAAGCGTGATAGCGAGGACCAGTAACGTGCTCTTCTGCCAGTGGGTTTTTATCCCCTCTTCTTTCAAAACTACCATGTCGGGATGGATGTGAGGAAGTATCTTATCGACAAGCCGTAAAAATAGCCCGCCAACTAGGAAACCGCAGGCGGGTATCATCCATTTGGCGTGATGGCCTCTTAGCGCAGACATCTCTATGGCAGGGAGCAGGAGCGACCAGACGCTTGCCGCCAGCATTATGCCGGCGGAGAACCCGAGCATTCCATCAAATAACTTTCGATTTAACGAGCTGAATGTATAGATGCAGGCGGCCCCAAGTGCCGTGACCAAAAAGGCATAACCTCCGCCTATCAGGGCCTGGGTGACAGGATGAAATTGCTGAAGAAATTCTATCATATATTACATATAGTTAACAATACTTAGCTAGAATGGACTTTAGGTCTTTCGGTGTGCTGTTAAGGCCTGTATAAATAAGCTCATCGTAAGGTTTACGGCTATTCTCGTAGATGACGCCTACCGGTATCTTATCGCCCCACTGGGTCGCTACCTTAAGGGCGTTCTCCCAGTTGGTGGGGTCATGATCCTTTGGCAACTCGACACAGCGTTTCTTATACCAGCCAAAGTTATTCACCTTATTGAATGTAACACAAGGCTGGAGTATATCAATGAGGCTAAAGCCTTTGTGTTTGATCCCCTTCACTATCATTTCGGTCGCGTGCGCCGGCATCCCGGAAAAACTTCTGGCAACGAATCCCGCCTTTAAAGCAACGGCAACCTCTATGGGATTGAACGATCCCGACTTCACGCCATCGGGCTGGGTCTTTGTGACAAACCCTTCGTCCGATGTGGGGCTTGCCTGCCCCTTGGTGAGTCCGTAGACCTGATTATTATGGACGATGACCGTAAGGTCGATATTCCTTCTTATCGCGGAAATAAAATGATTACCGCCTTCACCGTATGAACACCCGTCGCCGCTTTCTACGATAACGTTAAGTGTAGGATTGGCGAGCTTAACACCGGTCGCTGCCGGAAGCGATCTTCCATGGAGGCCGTCCAGGAGATTCACGTTCAGATAATGCGGCGCCTTTGCGGCCTGACCGATGCCGGATACGAATACTATCTGATCCTGTTCGAGCCCCGACCTTACAAGCGCATCCTTAACCGACTTGATTATGGAGAAATTCCCGCAACCGGGGCACCATGCCGTTTCCGATATTTTATATGTGTCGTTAGTGATCATAGTATCGCTCATCCTGAGCATGTCGAAGGATGATAATTGTTCATGGTTCGACAGGCTCACCATGAGCGAGCCTGTTCAAAATATATTCCGGCGTTATCGGAAGTCCGTCGTACCTTAGTATCTTATTCTTGATCTCAAAGCCCGTTGTCTTTCTTATGAGTCCCGCAAGCTGTCCGGTGGCGTTCCCCTCTATGGCCACAACTTCCTTGGCACTATTCAACTTATCTATGAAAGTTGAAGGGACCAAAGGCCAGACCTGAGAGAAATTAAGGAGCGCCGTTTCCCCGCCCTTTTCGTTCAGGCTCTTCACCGCTTCAAGGGCCGCTCCGTAAGCAGAACCGAATGAGATAAAAAGCTTGTCCGGCGAGGCATCACCAAAATATTCAGGCTGTGAGACCTCTTTCGAAAGGCCTTCCATCTTTTTCAGGCGTTTATCGACCATCTTGACCCTTGCGTCCAGATCTTCGGTTAAATGTCCGCCTTCCGTATGCTCATCGCTCCCGGCAACAACGAGGTGCTTGCTTGACCCCGGTATAAGCCTTGGAGAGATGCCGTTATCTGTCAGCGCATATCTCATATATGGCGCCTTTACTTCAGAAGCGGCGACGCCTGCCTTGACCCTGCTCAAATTGCCGTCGAACTTATCGACCGCCCTGAAGGAGTCGGCAAGATACTGGTCGGTAAGGATGAATACAGGCCCCTGATATTTTTCGGCTAGTTCGAACGCGCGCCTTGTGAGATGAAAACACTCTTCAACGGTCCCGGGTGTAAAGATAGCCCTTGGAAATTCTCCGTGCCCCGAATATAGAACGAACTCAAGGTCAGCCTGTTCCGTCCTTGTGGGAAGGCCTGTTGCCGGGCCGGGGCGCTGGGCTACTACAACTACGACCGGCGTCTCGGTCATGCCGGCAAGACTTGCACCTTCCACCATCAGCGCAAATCCTCCGCCGGAAGTAGCGACCATGCTGGGTGCACCGGCATAGGAGGCCCCTATCGCCATATTAATGGCGGCTATCTCATCTTCCGCCTGTTCTACCACCATGCCAGTCTCTTTTGCATGGGAGATCAAAGAA
This genomic interval carries:
- a CDS encoding pyruvate ferredoxin oxidoreductase codes for the protein MNTSTNILIGGEAGQGLVTIGELLSKVLVRAGYNIVVTQSYQSRVRGGHNTFAIRVSDKEISAPKESVDILVALNEETVNIHKASVAKEGIVISSDKFKSGEGVLRPIKVPYEKFGSAKLENVASLGVVCSILGVEKGHILKLLNDRFGKKGSTIAKDNENMLNASYDWAAGQNIVFNKSPKVKTDKERYMMNGNEAIALGAISAGVKFAAFYPMTPSTSVNLSLISHAKETGMVVEQAEDEIAAINMAIGASYAGAPSMVATSGGGFALMVEGASLAGMTETPVVVVVAQRPGPATGLPTRTEQADLEFVLYSGHGEFPRAIFTPGTVEECFHLTRRAFELAEKYQGPVFILTDQYLADSFRAVDKFDGNLSRVKAGVAASEVKAPYMRYALTDNGISPRLIPGSSKHLVVAGSDEHTEGGHLTEDLDARVKMVDKRLKKMEGLSKEVSQPEYFGDASPDKLFISFGSAYGAALEAVKSLNEKGGETALLNFSQVWPLVPSTFIDKLNSAKEVVAIEGNATGQLAGLIRKTTGFEIKNKILRYDGLPITPEYILNRLAHGEPVEP
- a CDS encoding ZIP family metal transporter, with the protein product MIEFLQQFHPVTQALIGGGYAFLVTALGAACIYTFSSLNRKLFDGMLGFSAGIMLAASVWSLLLPAIEMSALRGHHAKWMIPACGFLVGGLFLRLVDKILPHIHPDMVVLKEEGIKTHWQKSTLLVLAITLHNIPEGLAIGVAFGAAGFGVEGATLAGALALAIGIGIQDFPEGFAVAMPLRKLGKSVNRSFFYGALSGIVEPIAAVIGAAAVMLSKNMLPYALSFAAGAMVFVVIEEVIPEAGSGGNEDIATTGAMIGFALMMVLDVAFS
- a CDS encoding 2-oxoacid ferredoxin oxidoreductase (catalyzes the coenzyme A-dependent decarboxylation of 2-oxoacids, such as pyruvate and 2-oxoglutarate), translated to MITNDTYKISETAWCPGCGNFSIIKSVKDALVRSGLEQDQIVFVSGIGQAAKAPHYLNVNLLDGLHGRSLPAATGVKLANPTLNVIVESGDGCSYGEGGNHFISAIRRNIDLTVIVHNNQVYGLTKGQASPTSDEGFVTKTQPDGVKSGSFNPIEVAVALKAGFVARSFSGMPAHATEMIVKGIKHKGFSLIDILQPCVTFNKVNNFGWYKKRCVELPKDHDPTNWENALKVATQWGDKIPVGVIYENSRKPYDELIYTGLNSTPKDLKSILAKYC
- a CDS encoding MBL fold metallo-hydrolase: MKAVKISEHVYWVGVIDWNLREFHGYSTKRGSTYNSYLIMAEKPTLVETVKAPFKDEMLERIASVIDPKDIKYIVSGHAEMDHSGSIPHMIDLIKPEKVVASTMGVKALQDHFHLTHPIIPVKDGDTLSLGNMELKFLETRMIHWPDSMFSYLAKDELLFSQDAFGMHLASSERFADEVAHDVRLEETAKYYANIILPYSSFVLKLIERWKGINLNVKFIATDHGPIWRDGGAEIIPLYEKWALQKPEKKAVIIYDTMWKSTEAMANEIAGGLIEEGVETVVLPLAASSRSDVALHVLSAGAVFIGSPTLNNNIFPSVADSLVYLKGLRPKNKIGAAFGSYGWGGEALEQLNQWMKDIGIELVSDGVKVKYVPREEDLVKCFELGRDAAARLKELV